Proteins encoded together in one Rhipicephalus sanguineus isolate Rsan-2018 chromosome 9, BIME_Rsan_1.4, whole genome shotgun sequence window:
- the LOC119404729 gene encoding uncharacterized protein LOC119404729 produces MDRRIPHVRDVFSDLRSYDHSPRSRRKESDSPLPAPRHHAPNNQQQSNQNRHPDKTAGGGGTPGALTERDFRHLERHLSMKKTIRKQISRNLAQAFVEDPKVLCNNVVNNNNHNRQPPAQQPQVITLTRAKIARSDQTFLDMLKEPSNKPVVEDNNNAGRTESCSSNQPSFWKFLGIKGKGKR; encoded by the exons ATGGATCGTCGAATCCCCCACGTTCGGGACGTGTTCAGCGACCTGCGCTCCTACGACCACTCCCCGCGGTCGAGGCGGAAGGAGTCGGACAGTCCGCTGCCCGCGCCGCGCCACCACGCGCCAAACAACCAGCAGCAGTCCAACCAGAATCGACACCCGGACAAGACGGCCGGCGGAGGAGGCACTCCTGGTGCTCTGACGGAACGTGACTTCCGGCACCTCGAGCGCCACCTGTCCATGAAGAAGACCATACGGAAGCAGATCAGCCGCAACTTGGCTCAG GCTTTCGTCGAGGACCCCAAGGTCCTGTGCAACAACGtggtcaacaacaacaaccacaaccgGCAGCCTCCCGCGCAGCAGCCGCAGGTCATCACTCTGACCAGGGCCAAGATTGCGCGCTCGGACCAGACCTTCCTGGACATGCTGAAGGAGCCCAGCAACAAGCCCGTCGTCGAGGACAACAACAACGCCGGACGCACCGAGTCGTGCTCGTCCAACCAACCTTCGTTCTGGAAGTTTCTCGGCATCAAGGGCAAGGGCAAGCGGTGA
- the LOC119405384 gene encoding uncharacterized protein LOC119405384 has product MEYYSYDPDDYVVERTPCRVAIALLNFHDAVSRGTRRCCWCRLPRYDTLAFLLLHAGYVSQWAFDYRFYQAGGLSLVDVGIVVAVQQVALVLGRIIPLTRMPCPSWKLPCVRIPRGLRSFAPLALVIATMAKARGHFYAAAAAQGFLVSAIAEAVCPIDDVEISVWQGCASHAIWTLVAVQVDYLRFDIGTVYLTAAGCYAAVVICLLMVGRSGRRRCCSSLAKRVFRERDTTRGSSDEDDGDSASSPRDALSLPRLPGQSLNSRLLWLAFYAESSSRVAMTVSSVSLQTAAILVRVAFPAVVEVPCYQYVPSLPILLVVRLLLEQLAASQASRWPQSCGRLVFLFSGYIVSSMALLLHFQTYVHQGDLCALHMMLAYATSLSCVAGAVRPVWETHLAGFISAAMLVWPVGRIGQFDATLAWASLALMLGCSAATISLAASLFRPTGMHVRFRRRQPARLR; this is encoded by the exons ATGGAATACTACAGCTACGACCCTGACGACTACGTTGTAGAGCGGACGCCATG TCGTGTTGCTATCGCGCTGCTCAACTTCCATGACGCTGTGTCGCGTGGAACCAGGCGGTGCTGCTGGTGTCGCTTGCCGCGGTACGACACCCTGGCCTTCCTCCTGCTGCACGCGGGGTACGTGTCCCAGTGGGCGTTCGACTACCGCTTCTACCAGGCCGGGGGACTGAGCCTCGTCGACGTGGGCATCGTGGTGGCCGTCCAGCAGGTGGCGCTGGTGCTCGGTCGCATTATCCCACTCACCCGAATG CCCTGTCCATCGTGGAAGCTGCCCTGCGTCCGCATACCGAGAGGCCTGCGGTCCTTCGCCCCGCTGGCTTTGGTCATCGCCACGATGGCCAAGGCTCGCGGTCATTTCTACGCAGCGGCTGCGGCGCAGGGCTTCTTGGTCTCGGCCATCGCGGAGGCGGTGTGCCCCATCGACGATGTTGAAATCTCCGTCTGGCAG GGTTGCGCCAGCCACGCCATCTGGACTCTGGTGGCCGTGCAAGTGGACTATCTGCGCTTCGACATCGGCACCGTCTACCTGACGGCGGCCGGCTGCTACGCGGCAGTTGTCATCTGCTTGCTGATGGTCGGACGTTCGGGCCGAAGGCGCTGTTGCTCGTCCCTCGCAAAGAGGGTCTTCCGTGAACGGGACACAACGCGCGGAAGTTCTGACGAGGACGACGGCGACTCAGCGTCTAGCCCTCGAGACGCATTATCGTTGCCGCGTCTTCCTGGCCAGTCTCTGAATTCCAG GCTTCTGTGGCTGGCGTTCTACGCGGAAAGCTCCAGTCGCGTTGCCATGACCGTGAGCAGTGTGTCCCTTCAGACGGCCGCCATATTGGTCCGCGTCGCGTTCCCCGCGGTAGTGGAGGTACCCTGCTACCAGTACGTGCCTTCATTGCCTATTCTACTCGTCGTCAGGCTG CTGCTGGAGCAGTTGGCCGCGAGCCAGGCCTCGCGCTGGCCCCAGTCGTGTGGCCGCCTGGTGTTCCTCTTCAGCGGCTACATAGTATCCTCGATGGCGCTGCTGCTGCACTTCCAGACCTACGTGCACCAGGGGGACCTGTGCGCGCTACACATGATGCTCGCCTACGCCACGTCGCTCTCGTGCGTAGCCGGAGCCGTGAGGCCCGTCTGGGAGACGCATCTGGCCG GCTTCATATCGGCAGCCATGTTGGTGTGGCCCGTCGGTCGCATTGGTCAGTTTGACGCCACGCTGGCCTGGGCGTCTCTGGCTCTGATGCTGGGCTGCTCCGCGGCCACCATCTCCTTGGCCGCGTCCCTTTTCAGGCCGACGGGGATGCACGTCAGGTTTCGACGCAGGCAGCCAGCTCGCCTACGCTGA